In Marivirga salinae, a single window of DNA contains:
- a CDS encoding PIN domain-containing protein: MINIFNDLKSIKDDTITIIKTQNLQNDKLDELKSLLLSKHQEENITKSNYVDEINSILKLRDSNNQIAALKLLNDFKNSKWEKLNEIEKYKLIANIGICHLDLNNIKEAANSFIEAFNYNQKNAKAAGFAALGYSILGKTEAAREKINQTILLDPDNSNAYVALIKTEIENLSLEELLIKIPLKIRDTVEVSFALGGFARHKNDFKGAIYWYQNATELAVKNKEDLKASLASTILESVTNPSLFLTNQIDNETKNKINYCIELLSESWSEFKDSDLRKSRSWILINRGIAKKFLGNIEGAYEDIKQAKLESDNSYFAIRHLAIVSFEMDKLDQSLDLFDQLKTYETEDDKDEFNIDIFRSSVFHRKNDFKNAILTLKNILNDDISEISKVHAKGNLILAYLASNNINKAKELSYLTIKDHPKYLRGYIEASKVFIKLNDKKEALKILEQGYEYLNDTSSHVEIKEFAFQYSILEEHNKTIEILEPIINPEIYTELSRTLLMAYYHAGETGKALKLCQVIRSKNSPIDVIADMQSTIYESIGDLSMAIDVCEEYLDIYPDDQRIQIRLALLYYKIKENKKVKEILDSLNILGVLPLDIQHQLAYLNILVGELKRGLSIAFENRRNNYNNPDAHLNYIKLVSEFNQLAEHVTETDEVNIDTAVKIKNENDEILTYYILNESEKLFTKELLITDPFAQSLIGSRTGNVVEIDQGIGEPQRFEVVGVLSKYVYAYQESIELIKNRFPTSKGFKVFNTGKTGDIRKDLKPIFDSLDQLENFDNKLSHYYKQRLFTIGACSELKGENPIKFWSYVISNHELGLHTKISLRRNFVLATELIDKEAGIVIDIISLLTLASTSNLELLEVIPNIKVLSRSTIDCIDELVREIDGFRSDGYLLVGKQKGEYIKEKVTKEQIENNKKHYQGLLSWAENNCEILPCNEALTMNASKKDTLNKTIGKPFIDSILIAKEHGYLFLAEEETLRAIALQDYQVKSFPTYDLLNFSFKTGTISLDLFDEEIVGLIGLGYKYLPVNSEILMKCAEKAGYQPIPPFDLAIKTLDFSISSEDSSVQVSADFFYMLYASVSLPEIRLKLIVPILYVLIYRRNPVKVLRKLLIQIEIKFSILQKQKDEIQSIIRDFIKGKYG; the protein is encoded by the coding sequence TTGATTAATATTTTCAACGACCTTAAAAGTATTAAAGATGATACAATAACTATAATTAAAACGCAGAATTTACAAAATGATAAATTAGATGAATTAAAATCACTATTGCTATCAAAACATCAAGAAGAAAATATCACAAAAAGCAATTATGTTGATGAAATCAATTCAATTTTAAAATTAAGGGATTCAAATAACCAAATTGCCGCTTTGAAACTTCTTAATGATTTTAAAAATAGTAAATGGGAAAAGCTTAATGAAATTGAAAAGTATAAATTGATTGCTAATATTGGTATTTGCCATTTGGATCTTAACAATATTAAAGAAGCAGCAAATTCATTTATAGAAGCTTTTAATTATAATCAAAAGAATGCTAAAGCTGCTGGATTTGCAGCTTTGGGATACTCTATTCTAGGTAAAACTGAAGCTGCAAGAGAAAAAATAAATCAAACCATCTTACTAGATCCAGATAATTCAAATGCCTATGTCGCCTTGATCAAAACCGAGATTGAAAATCTTAGTTTGGAGGAGCTCTTAATTAAAATACCTTTAAAAATCCGTGATACAGTGGAAGTGTCATTTGCATTGGGTGGATTTGCAAGGCATAAAAACGATTTTAAAGGAGCAATATATTGGTATCAAAATGCGACTGAGCTTGCAGTAAAAAATAAAGAAGATTTAAAAGCATCTTTGGCATCAACTATACTTGAATCTGTCACAAATCCTTCTTTGTTTTTGACTAATCAAATAGATAATGAAACAAAAAATAAAATTAATTATTGTATTGAATTACTTTCGGAATCATGGAGCGAATTTAAAGATTCAGATTTAAGAAAGTCTAGATCGTGGATTCTAATTAATAGAGGAATTGCTAAAAAATTTCTTGGAAATATAGAAGGAGCTTATGAAGATATCAAGCAGGCTAAATTAGAATCAGATAATAGCTATTTTGCAATTAGACATTTAGCTATTGTCTCTTTTGAAATGGATAAATTAGATCAATCTCTAGATTTATTTGACCAACTGAAAACATATGAAACGGAGGATGATAAAGATGAATTTAATATCGATATTTTTAGGTCAAGCGTCTTTCACAGAAAAAATGATTTCAAAAATGCAATACTCACGCTCAAAAATATCTTAAATGATGATATAAGTGAAATATCAAAAGTGCACGCTAAAGGAAATTTAATTTTAGCTTATTTAGCTTCAAACAACATTAACAAAGCAAAAGAATTAAGTTATCTAACAATCAAAGACCATCCAAAATATTTAAGAGGGTATATTGAAGCTTCTAAAGTCTTTATAAAATTAAATGACAAAAAAGAGGCTTTAAAAATTTTAGAACAAGGCTATGAATATTTGAACGATACTTCCAGTCACGTAGAAATCAAAGAATTTGCATTTCAGTATTCAATACTAGAAGAGCATAACAAGACAATTGAAATATTAGAGCCAATTATTAATCCTGAGATATACACGGAGTTAAGCAGGACATTATTAATGGCATATTATCATGCGGGCGAAACAGGTAAAGCGCTTAAACTATGCCAAGTAATAAGATCGAAAAATAGTCCGATAGACGTAATTGCGGATATGCAAAGTACTATATATGAATCAATAGGTGATTTATCAATGGCAATTGACGTCTGTGAAGAGTATTTGGACATATATCCAGACGATCAAAGAATTCAAATCCGATTGGCACTCCTTTATTATAAGATAAAGGAAAATAAGAAAGTAAAAGAAATCCTTGACAGCTTAAATATCTTGGGTGTCTTACCTTTAGATATTCAACATCAATTGGCTTACTTAAATATTTTGGTAGGCGAACTAAAAAGAGGTCTAAGTATAGCATTTGAAAATAGAAGAAACAATTATAATAATCCTGATGCTCACTTAAATTATATTAAGCTAGTTTCTGAATTCAACCAACTTGCCGAGCATGTTACAGAAACAGATGAAGTTAACATTGATACCGCAGTTAAAATCAAAAATGAGAATGACGAGATTTTAACCTATTATATTTTAAATGAATCTGAGAAACTCTTTACAAAAGAGCTTTTAATAACGGATCCATTTGCTCAATCTTTAATAGGGTCTAGAACTGGGAATGTAGTAGAAATAGACCAAGGTATCGGGGAACCTCAAAGGTTTGAAGTGGTAGGAGTTCTAAGTAAATATGTTTACGCTTATCAAGAAAGTATAGAATTAATAAAAAATAGATTCCCAACTTCAAAGGGGTTTAAGGTTTTTAATACAGGAAAAACTGGAGATATACGAAAAGATTTAAAACCTATTTTCGATTCCCTCGATCAATTGGAAAACTTTGATAACAAGCTTAGCCATTATTATAAACAAAGATTATTTACTATTGGAGCCTGTTCGGAATTAAAAGGTGAAAACCCCATAAAATTCTGGTCATATGTTATTAGTAACCATGAACTAGGACTGCATACTAAAATTTCTTTAAGAAGGAATTTTGTATTAGCTACTGAACTCATAGATAAAGAAGCTGGTATCGTCATTGATATTATAAGCCTTTTAACGTTAGCTTCAACATCTAATTTAGAATTACTTGAAGTAATCCCCAATATAAAAGTGCTCTCCCGTTCAACAATTGATTGTATTGACGAATTAGTCAGAGAAATAGATGGATTCAGATCTGATGGATATTTATTAGTTGGTAAACAAAAAGGTGAATATATTAAAGAGAAAGTTACAAAAGAACAGATAGAAAATAATAAGAAGCATTATCAGGGATTACTATCTTGGGCAGAAAATAATTGTGAAATATTGCCATGTAATGAAGCACTTACAATGAACGCATCAAAAAAAGACACTCTAAATAAAACAATAGGCAAACCTTTTATTGATTCAATTCTAATTGCAAAGGAACATGGTTATCTTTTTTTAGCAGAAGAAGAAACTTTAAGAGCAATAGCTTTGCAAGATTATCAAGTAAAAAGCTTTCCCACTTACGATTTACTTAATTTTAGTTTTAAGACGGGTACAATTAGTCTTGATTTATTTGATGAAGAAATTGTGGGACTAATTGGTTTAGGTTATAAGTATTTACCAGTTAACTCTGAAATATTGATGAAATGTGCTGAAAAAGCTGGTTATCAGCCAATCCCCCCTTTTGATCTCGCAATTAAAACTTTAGACTTTTCAATTAGTTCTGAAGATTCTTCTGTTCAAGTGTCAGCTGATTTCTTTTACATGTTGTATGCTTCAGTTTCTCTTCCAGAAATAAGACTAAAATTGATTGTCCCTATTCTGTATGTTTTAATTTATAGAAGGAATCCAGTTAAAGTACTTCGAAAATTATTAATTCAGATTGAAATCAAATTCAGCATTCTACAGAAGCAAAAGGATGAAATTCAATCTATTATTAGAGACTTTATTAAAGGTAAATATGGATAA
- a CDS encoding PIN domain-containing protein, which translates to MDTIFIDTSIFEANNFLESKRIKEVYKLAEREEIKVVLPQLTYDEILNRITKNINEAGQQFKKYRNDTRILRNIPSLSSKFEPFDTIQLKKELRDIMSDKLTQSNFEIIDYPTLNIGDIFKSYFEKKFPFSSGGKKSEFPDAFALKTVEIWAEENGVKVLAFSKDNDMLNYKSNHLEIIEDFDQYLSDKIKLIEGNKHQKRLDQIEDIIFNDSENLQLEIKEWVERQLDDDSKYYEYSNHYDVHDVTILEVETDIEEYGITNISEDYISVELKVWLNYRVEIIIDDEEYMYKDEDTREWNFMETKPVIIDEIRYIDIDVIFSIVPDDDTVYEPEIEEINGGRPLNI; encoded by the coding sequence ATGGACACAATTTTCATAGATACCTCAATTTTTGAGGCTAATAACTTTTTGGAGAGTAAAAGAATAAAAGAAGTATACAAATTAGCAGAAAGAGAGGAAATTAAAGTAGTGCTACCGCAATTAACTTATGATGAAATCTTAAACCGAATTACAAAGAATATTAATGAAGCTGGGCAACAGTTTAAAAAATATAGAAATGACACTCGAATTTTAAGAAATATACCTTCTCTTTCAAGCAAATTTGAACCTTTCGATACTATACAACTTAAGAAAGAGCTTCGTGACATCATGAGTGACAAATTAACGCAGTCAAATTTTGAAATAATTGATTATCCAACTTTAAACATCGGAGATATCTTTAAAAGTTACTTTGAAAAGAAGTTTCCCTTTAGTTCAGGAGGTAAGAAAAGCGAATTCCCAGATGCATTCGCATTGAAGACTGTCGAAATCTGGGCAGAAGAAAACGGAGTTAAAGTTTTAGCATTTTCAAAGGATAATGATATGCTAAACTACAAAAGTAATCACCTTGAAATTATTGAGGACTTTGATCAGTACCTAAGTGATAAAATAAAACTTATAGAAGGCAATAAACACCAAAAGCGTTTGGATCAAATTGAGGATATCATTTTTAATGACTCTGAAAACTTGCAACTTGAAATAAAGGAATGGGTTGAGCGTCAACTTGATGATGATTCAAAGTACTATGAATATTCTAATCACTATGATGTTCACGATGTAACAATACTTGAGGTAGAAACTGATATTGAAGAGTATGGTATTACTAACATATCAGAAGATTACATATCCGTTGAACTGAAAGTTTGGTTAAACTATCGAGTGGAAATCATTATAGATGATGAAGAATATATGTATAAAGATGAGGACACTAGGGAATGGAATTTTATGGAAACGAAACCAGTCATTATTGATGAAATACGATACATTGATATTGACGTAATTTTTAGTATCGTACCTGATGATGATACTGTTTATGAACCTGAAATAGAAGAAATAAATGGTGGAAGACCATTGAATATCTAA